The window GTTCCTTAAGCGTTTAAAATCGAATTTGCACCAGTTTTAAACCTTGGATTAAGATGCTAAGAGCCGGAATTGTTGGACTACCTAACGTTGGTAAATCTACTTTGTTTAACGCTTTGGTGGCAAATGCAAAAGCAGAAGCCGCCAACTTTCCATTTTGTACAATTGAACCAAATGTCGGGGTAGTTGCTGTTCCCGACGAACGGTTAAATGTGTTAGCTAAAATATCAGATTCAGCGCAAATTATTCCTGCAAGAGTTGAATTTGTAGATATTGCGGGTTTGGTGAAAGGTGCGAGTCAAGGTGAAGGACTGGGAAATAAATTTTTATCTCATATTCGGGAAGTTGATGCGATCGTTCACGTAGTCCGCTGTTTTGAAGATGATGATATTATTCATGTTGCAGGTTCTGTCGATCCAGCAAGAGATATTGAAGTCATTAATTTAGAATTAGGTTTAGCAGATTTAGATCAAGTTGAACGAAAGATCGATCGCACTCGTAAACTAGCACGCACCAGCAAAGAAGCACAACTAGAATTAGAAGCCTTAGAAAAAATCAATGCCATTTTAAACGAAGGAAAACCAGCCAGACAAGCGCGGTTAACCGACGAAGAAAAACAAGCAATTAAAGGTTTAGGTTTACTCACCAATAAACCAATTATCTATGGTGCTAATGTCTCTGAAGATGATTTAGCAAGCGGCAATGAATATGTAGAAAGAGTGCGCGAAATTGCTGCCCAAGAAAATGCTCAAGTCGTAATTGTTTCCGCCCAAGTAGAATCAGAATTAGTTTCTTTACCAGAAGAAGATAGAGCAGAATTTCTCGAATCTTTGGGAGTAGAAGAAGGTGGATTAAAATCTTTAATTCGCGCCACTTACGAACTTTTGGGATTAAGAACTTACTTCACAACAGGGCCAAAAGAAACTCGCGCTTGGACAATTCACGCCGGAATGTCCGCACCCCAAGCCGCAGGTGTAATTCACACCGATTTTGAGCGGGGTTTTATTCGTGCAGAAACGGTTGCTTACAAAGATTTAGTAACAAATGGATCGATGAATGCTGCGAAGGAAAAAGGTTTAGTTCGCAGTGAAGGTAAAGAGTATGTGGTGCAAGAAGGCGATGTAATGTTGTTTAGGTTTAATGTGTAAATTAGGGCGATTAATTCACATACCAAACCACCGATTAAGATAAAACTTAAGTCAGCAAGAAGCAAAATTTTCCAGAGTTTGGGTGATGTTGAATTTAGATAGGCGAGATTCCGTAGATTGCCAGTAAATCCCTGTCTGAATCTATGAGACGACCCGGAAAAAAATTCGGGTTGTCTATTAGTTCCCAGGAGTAAGGGACTTCTGAAGGAAAAACTTGTATTTCCATATCTGTTTCATCAACAGCTAAGTCTACCCCGTCTGAATAAGCCTCTTTTATTGCTTCATCTAGGAATGGTTTTAAACTAGGGTTTTCTTTGATTAGTTTTTTAATTTTTTTCCGCTGTTCCCGAATGGTTCTGATCCAACTTTTACTTCTTTGGTCGGGTTGATACTCCCATTTCAACAAGTGTCCAAGTAGAACTCCCAGACGATTTACTAATTCTTGTTTTTCCTGTTTACCCAAAGATTCTATTTCCTCAATCAAATTGTCAATATCAAGATTGTTTAAGTCACGCTGACGCAACAACTGTACTTGTTTCTGAACCCAAGCATAAAAGTCAGTTTCATATAGGTTGATTAATGGAAGGTTCATGCTCTCTTCCTCAGCTAGTTCATACTTATTCAATCATAACTATAAAATCTAATATCAATTCTCTATGAAGATGCGCTTAATTAACCCCACCCCAAACCCCTCCCCGTCTACGGGGAGGGGCTATGATTTAAGCGCAATTTTACAGAGAATTGATATAAGCATCATTAATATTTCTATGTTTAACAATCAAGTATTGATTAAGGCATATACACCCAAGAACCCAGATTTTCATCATCTGTACCGACAATTATGCCACCATTTGCACCGGGAACAAGTTCGATCGCTTCCACCTTATGATAATCTAACCGATACAATGGAAAAAGATCGGGGTTTTGTCGAAATGAAACTTCATTTCCATTGACTACAAATACACCTGCAATATATACCGCCGATGTGAACGGCCCATCATTTCCTGGATCGGTTGCCGAACTAATAAAGAGTGTCCCTGTGCGATCGATCTTTAGATCGGAAATATGCCGCAAATCATTAGAATTAGGCCAAGGAACTGTTAAACTTTTACTACCTTTTACTTCAATTTTATAACTTGGTAAATTTAAAATCCCCCAATAAACTATTGCAGGTTTTTCCCTTTTTCCTCGTTCCGCCCAAACAGTTAATAATTTACCATCAATTTCTTGTATAGCAAATCCTTCAAAATTAGGTTTTTCAGGTAAATTTGGTAAATCAAATACTTTAAATAGGAAACTCTCACCCTTTCTTTCACCTAACCGGAAATTATACACTTTCCCTTTACTACTTAAGGCCATAAAAGAACTAGGTTCTCTAGGAACTGCGGTTATAGATTCTAAGTCTGAACCGAAATATAATTCCTGCAATCCATTTGATGAATTGAAAGGAAAATATTCAGGTTGATCTTTACCTTTAATACTAATAATTGCTAAACGCCCTTCATCTTTTCCTTTATTATCATGAACAATCAAAAACTCTAAAAAATTATCTTTTTTCTCGATCAAAGCCATGCCACTAATACCAAAATTTATTCCTCCTCTCACAGGTCGCCATTGTTCTGCTACAACTTTCTGAGGATTAAATAACAATATTGCTAATATAATTGTCCAAAATAATAAAATAACGAATCTTTTCATTTTATTTTTAGTAATTAATTTAGTTTGATTAACTTGTCATTTGTTATTTATTAGCAACGTATCAATAATAGGGCTTACGCAACTCGCATATTTTTGCTGTAGGGTGCGTGACATTGCCAAATAATTTGCACCCAGTCATGAGACTTGTAGCGTCACGCACCAACCACTGATTGTCACTAATGACCAATCATAATTGACATACTTAAAATGATGCTGCGTAAGTCAATTCAAACTCACGGGAAATTATGACACAGCAAGAATTATTTTGTTGTTCTAGTGTGTGAAATTCGAGCTTACCTACAACTGTTGTAATTGGTCGTCGTAAGGGTTTATTATCGTACTGGCTACGCTCACGAGTACTCCAATCCATAATGGTAGCGTCGAGATTATTTTGAATTTCTGCTGCTAACATTAACAAATCAAATTTATTTTTAGATTGCCCAACTATCGGAAATTTCATGAGAATAGATTGGGTAATAATTGGTCTAGCATCGTTAGCGGTAACGTGCGTTTGACAAGCACCAAATTCTAAGTCGTAATGCTCGAAGTGAAAAATTTCTTTGTACTCAGTAAAGTTTGTTTGAATGTCTTTAATCGCTTTTTCTATTTGGGGAAATAGAC is drawn from Phormidium ambiguum IAM M-71 and contains these coding sequences:
- the ychF gene encoding redox-regulated ATPase YchF, with product MLRAGIVGLPNVGKSTLFNALVANAKAEAANFPFCTIEPNVGVVAVPDERLNVLAKISDSAQIIPARVEFVDIAGLVKGASQGEGLGNKFLSHIREVDAIVHVVRCFEDDDIIHVAGSVDPARDIEVINLELGLADLDQVERKIDRTRKLARTSKEAQLELEALEKINAILNEGKPARQARLTDEEKQAIKGLGLLTNKPIIYGANVSEDDLASGNEYVERVREIAAQENAQVVIVSAQVESELVSLPEEDRAEFLESLGVEEGGLKSLIRATYELLGLRTYFTTGPKETRAWTIHAGMSAPQAAGVIHTDFERGFIRAETVAYKDLVTNGSMNAAKEKGLVRSEGKEYVVQEGDVMLFRFNV
- a CDS encoding DUF29 domain-containing protein, with the protein product MNLPLINLYETDFYAWVQKQVQLLRQRDLNNLDIDNLIEEIESLGKQEKQELVNRLGVLLGHLLKWEYQPDQRSKSWIRTIREQRKKIKKLIKENPSLKPFLDEAIKEAYSDGVDLAVDETDMEIQVFPSEVPYSWELIDNPNFFPGRLIDSDRDLLAIYGISPI